One Castanea sativa cultivar Marrone di Chiusa Pesio chromosome 4, ASM4071231v1 DNA window includes the following coding sequences:
- the LOC142631504 gene encoding 2-hydroxyisoflavanone dehydratase-like — translation MTSDTKEVAIELLPLIRVYKDGAVERLEGTPIVPPSPDQDPETGVSSKDVTISENPSISARLYLPKLTSHNQNQKFPILVYFHGGGFCIESAFSSLYHCYLGNLVSQINVVVVSVEYRLAPEHPLPAAYEDCWAALQWVASQSAGNDKEPWLINNGDFERIFIGGDSAGGNIVHNIAMRAGVESLPCGVKVLGAYLVHPYFWSSKPIGSESKEVHEKSLPSLVWNFAYPSVTGGVDNPMINPEGPGAPSLAGLGCDRLLVCVAGKDLIRDRGVWYVDMVRKSEWKGEIELFEVEGEDHVFHIFNFETENAKAMAKRLASFIFK, via the coding sequence ATGACTTCCGACACCAAAGAAGTAGCCATAGAGCTTCTTCCTTTGATCCGGGTCTACAAGGACGGCGCAGTGGAACGCCTCGAAGGCACACCGATTGTTCCACCATCACCTGATCAAGATCCAGAAACTGGAGTTTCATCCAAAGACGTAACCATTTCAGAGAACCCTTCCATCTCAGCTCGCCTTTACCTCCCAAAACTCACTTCccacaaccaaaaccaaaagtTCCCCATCTTAGTCTACTTCCATGGCGGTGGCTTTTGCATTGAATCCGCCTTCTCAAGCCTCTACCACTGCTACCTCGGCAATTTAGTCTCCCAAATCAATGTAGTTGTTGTCTCGGTCGAGTACAGACTTGCACCAGAGCACCCTCTTCCAGCTGCTTATGAAGACTGCTGGGCTGCACTTCAATGGGTTGCCTCTCAATCAGCTGGTAACGATAAAGAGCCATGGTTAATCAATAACGGTGActttgaaagaatttttataGGGGGTGACAGTGCTGGTGGCAATATAGTACATAATATAGCTATGAGAGCAGGGGTTGAGAGCTTGCCCTGTGGTGTTAAAGTTTTAGGTGCTTATCTTGTCCATCCTTATTTTTGGAGTTCTAAGCCAATTGGCTCAGAGTCTAAGGAAGTACACGAGAAGAGCTTGCCAAGTTTAGTTTGGAACTTTGCGTATCCCTCAGTAACTGGTGGTGTTGACAATCCAATGATCAATCCAGAAGGGCCAGGTGCACCGAGCTTGGCTGGGCTTGGCTGTGATCGGTTGCTTGTGTGTGTGGCTGGGAAGGATTTGATAAGGGACAGAGGTgtttggtatgttgatatggtGAGGAAGAGTGAGTGGAAAGGCGAAATAGAATTGTTTGAAGTGGAGGGTGAAGACCATGTTTTCCATATCTTCAATTTTGAGACTGAGAATGCCAAGGCTATGGCCAAACGCTTGGCTTCTTTTAtcttcaagtaa